Proteins encoded within one genomic window of Candidatus Rokuibacteriota bacterium:
- a CDS encoding methylated-DNA--[protein]-cysteine S-methyltransferase: MDRLDDLLAAHFTPEAAPPGLASRVLTRARGAEDDARKLLDEIEIGATDRGVCLIRSGRLAPPASAQARRLAERAREELAEYLEGRRTFFSVPVDLSAVAPFQRAVLAVTSAIPFGEARSYAWVAARIGHPGAARAVGTALARNPVPLIVPCHRVLRGDGGVGGYLFGTRIKDRLLALEQTTPTLIGCTSTRILCRRGCRHEQRVREDRRVVFASVREGRAVGYRACRVCRPERSLLRA, encoded by the coding sequence ATGGATCGCCTGGATGATCTGCTCGCCGCTCACTTCACGCCGGAGGCAGCTCCACCCGGACTCGCCTCGCGGGTGCTCACGAGAGCGCGCGGCGCGGAGGATGATGCGCGAAAGCTCCTGGACGAGATCGAGATCGGAGCAACCGACCGGGGGGTGTGCCTGATCCGTTCTGGTCGGCTCGCGCCCCCGGCCTCGGCGCAGGCCCGCCGCCTAGCGGAGCGGGCGAGGGAGGAGCTGGCCGAGTACCTGGAAGGCAGACGGACTTTCTTCTCGGTGCCCGTGGACCTCTCCGCGGTCGCGCCCTTCCAGCGCGCCGTCCTCGCGGTGACGAGCGCGATTCCGTTCGGCGAGGCGCGTTCCTACGCGTGGGTCGCGGCGCGTATCGGCCACCCGGGCGCGGCGCGCGCGGTTGGGACGGCGCTCGCGAGAAACCCCGTGCCCCTGATCGTTCCGTGCCACCGGGTCCTGCGCGGCGACGGCGGCGTGGGCGGTTATCTCTTCGGCACGCGAATCAAGGACCGGCTGCTCGCCCTCGAGCAGACGACGCCGACGCTGATCGGCTGCACCTCAACGCGGATTCTCTGCCGGCGGGGGTGCCGCCACGAGCAGCGGGTCAGGGAAGACCGGCGGGTGGTCTTCGCTTCGGTTCGGGAGGGGCGGGCAGTGGGCTACCGCGCGTGCCGGGTCTGCCGTCCCGAGCGGAGCCTGCTGCGAGCATGA